The genomic segment TCGGTTGTGCTGGCGAAATCATCCCGTTGAGCCACGCGTTCCAGACGTTCCTCGGCATCGGCCGCATGCTCGACGGGCAGCCCGCCGCGGAGGCGCTCGAAGTTCGAGGCGTCGAGCCGTACGTGCCTGGGCCGAAGGAGGGGCTGACCTTCATCCAGGGTGCGCCGATCGCCACCGCGCACGCGATCCTCCGTGGTGCGGAAGCGAAGCAGGTGGTCGACCTGGTCGCGGCGGCCGAGTTCCCGGTCCGGCCGGGGACCGTGCAGCCGCCGGTTTCCGTGCGGGTGGGTGCGCGGGCGACCGCGCATGCCCGCCGCGTGCTGGCCGAGTTGGCCGACGAGGTCGAGCGCGCCTTCGCCGTCACCGACTCGCCCGCCTTCGTGGACGGCGGGTTCGTCTCCACCGACGCTTTCCACGCGGCCGACCTCGGGCTCCGGATGGACGCGGTGAGCGCGGCGCTCGCGCACCTCGGCGAGATCAGCGTCCAGCGGCTGCACCGCCTGCTCGACGAACGGTTCAGCGGGCTCAACCCGCAGCTGGCCGTGGTCCCAGGACCGCAGACCGGGCTCACTCCGCTGCACAAGCGAGCCGTCGGCGAGTTGCACGCTCTGCGACGGCTCGCCACTCCCGCCACGCTCGGCTCGATCGACACCTCCAATGGTCAGGAGGACGTGCAAGCGTTTGCGTGTGCTGCCGGAGAGCAGTTGCGGGAGGCGGTCGAGCGACTGCTGACGATCACCGTCTGTGAACACATCGGCCTGGCGCAGGCGGCCTTCCTGCGCGGTGAACCGAACGGACTGATCGAGCCGTTGACCGAGGACCGGCCGCTGGGACCGGAGATCGAGGAACTGGTCAGGAAATGGTCGCCTTGGCGCGACTGGGGAGCTCGTTCTTCCGCGTGATCCGCAGTCCGCGCGGCACGGTGAACCGCGTGAGCAGCGAGAACGCGCCTTCGCAGACCAGCGCGAGCACGATTACCGCGATGCCGCCGCCGAGGATTTCGCCGTAACCACCGGCGCCCTGGGCGAACCCGTCGACGATGTAGCGCCCGAGGCCGCCGCCGTCGTTCACGATCGCGCCGATCGCCACCGTGGCCACCAGCTGCAGGAACGCCACGCGGGCGCCGGCCAGCACCACCGGCAGCGACAACGGGAGTTCGATGCGCAGCATGATCTGGCCTTCGGTGTACCCGGTGCCGCGCGCGGCGTCCACCGGCGCCTGGTCGAGGCTGGTGACCCCGGCGTAGGTGTTGGTGAACAACGGCGGCAGCGCGAGCGCGACCAGCGCGATCAGCAGCGGCCAGAAGGTGGTGTCGACCTCCCACCGGCTGGCCAGGAACCAGAACAGGATGATCAGCCCGAAGCTCGGGATGGCGCGGCCGATGTTCACCGCGCTGGAGGCGAGGAACGCGGCCCGGCGGTAGTGCGCGAGCCAGAGCGCGAGCGGGATGGTCAGCAGCGCGGCGATGACCAGCGACAGCAGGGAAAAGCTCAGGTGCTCGACCGTGCGGTACGGGATGCCGGACGGATCGGTGAAGCTCCAGCGGCCCGGCTCCCCGAGCCAGGCGGCGAGCTGGTCGAAGACGTTCATCCGCGGGCCTTCCGCGTCCAGGGCGCGAGTGCGCGTTCGCTCAGCCACAGCAGCAGGTCGACCAGCACGGCGAGCAGGATGGACAGGCCGATGCCGACGATGATCGCGGTCGGGTTCGGCGTGGTGGTCTGGATGCCCTGGCGGATGAAGAAACCGAGGCCGCCCATGCCGAGCATGGAGGTCACGGTGACCAGGCCGATGGTGGTCACCGCGGCCACCCGCAGCCCCGCGATGACCACCGGCAGCGCGAGCGGCAGTTCCACCCGGAACAGCAGGTTGACCCTGGTGAAACCGAGGCCGATGGCGGCCTCGCGGACCTCGGTGGGCACCTGCTGCACGCCGGTGACGATGTTGCGCACCAGGATGAGCAGGGTGTAGGTGGCCAGCGGGATGACCGCGGTGGTGAACGACAGCCCGGTGAACGGGACGAGCAGCGCGAAGGCGCCGAGGCTGGGGATCACGTACAGCGCGCCCGCCGCGCTCAGCGTCACCGGGTAGAACCAGCGCCAGCGCAGGGAGAGCACGGCCAGCCCGACCGAGAGCACCAGCCCGATGCCGAGCGCGGTGGCGGTCAGCGAGACGTGCTCGGTGAAGCGGGTGACGATGTTGTCCGCGTTCCGCTCCACCCAGCGCCATTCGAACAGCGGCCGGTCGCTCTGAGCTGCGAAGAGTGTTCGCACCGCGTGAGCCTACCCCGGATGGAGGCAGTGTTCCCGGAAGTTGGGAACCGGTCCCGGTTGCGTCTCGACATGTGGATGAATGTCGTAGCAGACGGTTAGCGTTGCCTCTCCCGGATGAAAAGGAACTTCCCATGCGCAGGACTTTCCGGCTGGCCGCCGTGCTGGCCGCCGCGACGCTCGGCCTCGCTGCCTGTGGTGGCGGCGGAGACGACGCTGCCGCGCCCGCCGAGGGCAAGGGTGGCGCGCCGATCGTGCTCGCTTCCTTCAACTTCACCGACAGCGTGATCCTCGCCGAGCTGTACGGCGCCGCGCTGGAGGCGAAGGGGTATCCGGTGGAGCGCAAGCTGAACATCGGCTCGCGCGAGCTGATCTACCCGTCGCTGCAGAAGGGTGAGCTGCAGTTCATCCCCGAGTACCAGGGCGCGGCGATCGTCAACGGGTTCAACGAGACCGCCCCCAAGGACGCCGCCTCCGAGCACGCCAAGCTCACCGAGCTGTTCGCGAAGTCGAACATCGGGCTGCTGGACTACGCGCCCGCCGAGAACAAGAACACCTACCTGGTGAAGGCCGACCTGGCGCAGGCGCAGGGCCTGGTGAAGATCGGCGACCTGAAGAAGCTGCCGAACGTGGTGGTGGCCGGTGGGCCGGAGTGCGAGAAGCGGCCGACCTGCTTCGCCGGCATCCGCGACACCTACGGCGTCAACGCCACCTTCCAGGCGGTGCAGGAGGCCGGGCCGCGGGTGGAGCAGCTGCGGTCCGGCGCGGTCACGGTGATCCCGGTCGACTCGGTGAACCCACTGGTGGGTGACCCGGCGTTCAAGGCGCTGGAGGACGATCTGGCGATCGTGCCGACCGAGAACGTGGTGCCCGCGGTGGCGAAGAAGGTGCTCGACGAGCGCGGCCCCGACTTCGCGGCCACGGTGAACGCGGTCAGCGCGAAGCTGACCACCGAGGAACTCCGGGGCCTGAACAAGCTGGTCGACTCCGACGGCGAACTGCCCGCCGACGTCGCGAAGGAGTGGCTGGCCACCCAGGGGCTGATCTAGGGCGGAGAATGGACTTCGGCCCCACCGCGAGGCGGGGCCGAAGACAGCCTCTGTGAAGGAGCTTGAGTATGGGCAAGGTCACCGCCACCGCGGAGCGCAGGATCGACGCGCCGGTGGAGAAGGTGCGCGAGCTGGTCGCCGACTACACCGCGCGGCCGAAGATCCTCACCGAGCAGTATCGCGACTACGAGGTGGTCGAGGGCGGCAACGGCTCGGGCACGGTCGCCAAGTGGAAGCTGCAGGCGACCTCGAAGCGCGTGCGTGACGTCGCGGCCACCGTTTCCGAGCCGGAGCCCGGCACCCTGGTCGAGACCGACGCCAACTCCACGATGGTGACCACCTGGACCGTGCGCGAGCTCGGCGGGGGCAGCATGGTGCGCATCGAGACCAGCTGGAACGGCGCGGGCGGCATCGGCGGGTTCTTCGAGAAGACCTTCGCGCCGGGCGGGCTCAAGCGCATCTACGCCGGTGTCCTGCAGAACATCGAAAAAGAGGTCTGAGCGGTGAGTGAAGCTACCGAGGTCCGGCTCGCCAAGCGGCCGCACGGCCTGCCCGCGCACACGGACTTTTCCATTGTGGACACCGATGTCCCCTCGCCCGCGGCGGGGCAACTGCTGGTGCGCAACGAGTTCATCAGCGTGGACCCGTACATGCGCGGCCGGATGTCGGAGGCCAAGTCGTACGCGGAGCCGTACGAACTGGGCAAGGCGATGTACGGTGGCGCGGCCGGCGAGGTGATCGAGTCCACTGTGGATGGATTCGCCCCCGGGGACAAGGTGGTGCACCAGCTCGGCTGGCGCACGCACGCCGTGGTCGACGCCAAGCACGTGGCGAAGGTCGACGCGGAACTGGCGCCGCTGAGCAGCTACCTGGGTGTGCTCGGCATGACCGGGCTCACCGCCTGGGTGGGGCTGCACGAGATCGCGCACTTCTCGCCCGACGACACGGTTTTCGTCTCGGGCGCGGCCGGTGCGGTCGGCACGGTCGCCGGTCAGCTGGCGAAGCTCAAGGGCGCGAAGCGGGTGATCGGCAGCGCGGGCTCGGCGGAGAAGGTCCGGTTCCTGACCGAGGATCTCGGCTTCGACGCCGCGTTCAACTACAAGGACGGGCCGGTCGCCGCGCAGCTGGCCGAGGCCGCCCCGGACGGTATCGACGTGTACTTCGACAACGTCGGCGGTGAACACCTCGAAGCGGCGATCGAAGCGGCGAACGTGCACGCGCGGTTCGCGGTGTGCGGGATGATCTCCACCTACAACGACACCCAGGCCGTGCCGGGCCCGCGGAACCTGATGAAGATCGTCGGGAAGCGGTTGCACATCCAGGGTTTCCTGGTCTCCGACCACGGCGCCAAGCAGCCGGAGTTCGTCGCGGAGGTGGCGCCGCTGGTCACCGGCGGGCAGCTGAAGTACTCCGAGACCGTGGTCGACGGCATCCGCAACGCGCCGCAGGCGTTCATCGACCTGCTGGGCGGCGCCAACACCGGGAAGATGCTGGTCCGTGTCTGAGCCGATCGTGTACGGGGCCGGCTGGTGCCCCGATGTCCGCCGGAGCCGCGCCCTGCTGGACCGTGAGGGCGTCGAATACCGCTATGTCGACGTGGAAGCCGATGCGGAGGCGGAGGCCCGCGTCCGCTCGCTCCAGGATGGCGCCCGCCGCATCCCGACCATCGTCTTCGACGACGGCACCTTCCTGGTCGAACCCACCGACGAGGCGCTCTCCGCCCACCTGGCGAGATGACGCCCATGCCGTGAATGTGGCTTTCACGGCACATTCCGCCGTGAAAGCCACATTCACGGCACTCGCCGGTCAGAAGACGACGGTGCGGTTGCCGTGCACCAGTACGCGGTTCTCCAGGTGCCACCGCAGGCCCTTCGCCAGGGTGAACTTCTCGATGTCCCGCCCCTTGCGCACCATGTCGGCGACCGAATCGCCGTGGCCGACGCGGATGACGTCCTGCTCGATGATGGGCCCGGCGTCGAGGTCCGCGGTGACGTAGTGGCAGGTCGCCCCCACCAGTTTCACGCCCCGCGCGTGCGCCTGGTGGTACGGCCGCGCGCCGATGAACGAGGGCAGGAAGCTGTGGTGGATGTTCAGCGCCCGTCCCGCCCACGCCGCGCACAGCTCCGCGGGCAGGATCTGCATGAACCGCGCCAGCACGATCGCGTGCGGGTCGTGGGCGTCGACCAGCGAGCGCACCCGCTCGAACGCCTCCGCCTTGCCGCCGGCCGGGAACGGCACGTGGTGGAACGGGATGCCGTGCGCGCGGGTGATGTCGCCGAGCGAGTCGTGGTTGCCGATCACCGCGCTGACGTCCACGTCCAGCTCCCCGGAGGCGACCCGCCCGAGCAGGTCGTACAGGCAGTGCCCCTCCTTCGAGACCAGGATCACCACGCGGCGCCGCTCGGCGGTGTCGACCACCGTCCAGTCCGTGTCGCTGCCCAGCGAGCGCGCCACCCCGGCGAACCGCGCGCGCAGCTCGTCGACGTCGAACGGCAGCGAGTCGGCGCGCACCTCCTGCCTGGTGAAGAACCAGCCGGTCTCCGGATCGGTGTGGTAGGCGGCTTCGACGATCCAGCCGCCCGCTTCGGCGAGGAAGGCGGCGATGCGCGCGACGATCCCGGTCCGGTCGGGACAGCCGAAGGTGATCACGTATCTGCGTTCTGACGGTGGCACGGTTGTCCATCCTTCCCCGTGCGCCCCGCCACGGCGCGCCGGGCCACCTCCAGAAGAACGACCACCGCCAGCCCGGCGCCGAACGCCAGCACCAGGCCCTTCACCGGCTCACCGCTGAATCCCGCGCCCCCGAGCAGGCCGAGCACCACGCTGTAGACCGCCCAGATCGACGCGCCGAGCGCGTCCAGCGCGACGAACCGCCGCAGCGGGTACCGCATGGTCCCGGTGGCCAGGCCCGCCGCGACCCGACCGCCCGGCAGGTACCGGGCACCGATGATCAGCAGCGCGCCGCGCTCGGCCACCGTCCGCCGCGCCCACGCGTACCGCCGGGCGCCCTTCTCCCCGCGGTGCAGCCGGGCCACCACGGCCGGGCCCGCCGTGCGCCCGATGGCGTGGCTGAGCAGGTCGCCACCGAAGGCACCGGTCGCCGCGATCACGGCTAGCAGTGCTAGCGCGCCGAAGTCCATTCCGACTAGCACTGCTAGGCCCACCACCGCGGTCTCGCTCGGCATGAACGGCAGCAGCGCGTCCAAGGCGGACACCGCGAAGACCAGCAGCCACAACCACGGCGAACCGAGTGCGGCCTGCAGGAAGTCGAGCACGTGCTCATCGTCGGCAACCGCGGTGACGCCCCGGGATGATCGGGGTGAATATTCAGCGTGGGGCGACGCTCGAATAGGGCACGGTCACCTCGCCGAGCCGCCAGCGCGCCCGCCGGTCGAGCACCGGCCAGCCCCGCCCGGCCAGCAGGCGCACCGCCTCGGCCCACCGCGCCCGCGGTCCGAACGCCTGGTGCCCGGCCGCGGTGTCCCAGCAGGCGTCGAACAACGACAGGAACTCGTGCACCGGTTCACCGGGCACGTTGCGGTGGATCAGCGACTTCGGCAGTCGCTCGGCGATGCCGGACGGCCGGTCCAGGCTCGCCGCGCGGCAGGACAGCGTCAGCGTCCGGGGTCCCTCGTCCGACACCGTGATCCACGCGCACCGGCGGCCGATCTCGTCGCAGGTGCCCTCCACCAGCAGGCCACCGGGCGCGAGCCCGTCGAGGATGGTCTTCCACGCCCCTTCGACCTCGTCCTCGGCGTACTGCCGCAGCACGTTGAACGCCCGCACCAGCACCGGTCGCGCGCCCGCCAGCTCGAACCCGCCGCGCCGGAAGTCCAGCCACGGCGGATCGGCGGCGGGCGCGGCCGCGGCGACGCGCTCGGGGTCCAGTTCGAGGCCCAGCACGCGCACGCGCGGGGAGATCGTCCGCAGCCGCTGGGCCAGTTCCACCGTGGTCACCGGTGACGCGCCGTAACCCAGATCGACGACCAGCGGCTCGGCCGCCCGCAGCACAGCGGCGATCGACGGGGTGCCGGTCAGCCAGCGATCGACGCGGCGGAGCCGGTTCGGGTTCGT from the Amycolatopsis magusensis genome contains:
- a CDS encoding aromatic amino acid lyase, which translates into the protein MISAPEELDAAAILAVAEGKRVELAPELLASVAANRALVLDALTAAARPVYGVNTGMGRMVDVVLSAEEQATHQRRLLIGRAVGGPPWLPERDVRAVFAVRLRGMLLPSTGASAEAVSFLVDRLGDGFVPAVPGDGIGCAGEIIPLSHAFQTFLGIGRMLDGQPAAEALEVRGVEPYVPGPKEGLTFIQGAPIATAHAILRGAEAKQVVDLVAAAEFPVRPGTVQPPVSVRVGARATAHARRVLAELADEVERAFAVTDSPAFVDGGFVSTDAFHAADLGLRMDAVSAALAHLGEISVQRLHRLLDERFSGLNPQLAVVPGPQTGLTPLHKRAVGELHALRRLATPATLGSIDTSNGQEDVQAFACAAGEQLREAVERLLTITVCEHIGLAQAAFLRGEPNGLIEPLTEDRPLGPEIEELVRKWSPWRDWGARSSA
- a CDS encoding ABC transporter permease, yielding MNVFDQLAAWLGEPGRWSFTDPSGIPYRTVEHLSFSLLSLVIAALLTIPLALWLAHYRRAAFLASSAVNIGRAIPSFGLIILFWFLASRWEVDTTFWPLLIALVALALPPLFTNTYAGVTSLDQAPVDAARGTGYTEGQIMLRIELPLSLPVVLAGARVAFLQLVATVAIGAIVNDGGGLGRYIVDGFAQGAGGYGEILGGGIAVIVLALVCEGAFSLLTRFTVPRGLRITRKNELPSRAKATIS
- a CDS encoding ABC transporter permease, which gives rise to MRTLFAAQSDRPLFEWRWVERNADNIVTRFTEHVSLTATALGIGLVLSVGLAVLSLRWRWFYPVTLSAAGALYVIPSLGAFALLVPFTGLSFTTAVIPLATYTLLILVRNIVTGVQQVPTEVREAAIGLGFTRVNLLFRVELPLALPVVIAGLRVAAVTTIGLVTVTSMLGMGGLGFFIRQGIQTTTPNPTAIIVGIGLSILLAVLVDLLLWLSERALAPWTRKARG
- a CDS encoding ABC transporter substrate-binding protein, which translates into the protein MRRTFRLAAVLAAATLGLAACGGGGDDAAAPAEGKGGAPIVLASFNFTDSVILAELYGAALEAKGYPVERKLNIGSRELIYPSLQKGELQFIPEYQGAAIVNGFNETAPKDAASEHAKLTELFAKSNIGLLDYAPAENKNTYLVKADLAQAQGLVKIGDLKKLPNVVVAGGPECEKRPTCFAGIRDTYGVNATFQAVQEAGPRVEQLRSGAVTVIPVDSVNPLVGDPAFKALEDDLAIVPTENVVPAVAKKVLDERGPDFAATVNAVSAKLTTEELRGLNKLVDSDGELPADVAKEWLATQGLI
- a CDS encoding SRPBCC family protein, which codes for MGKVTATAERRIDAPVEKVRELVADYTARPKILTEQYRDYEVVEGGNGSGTVAKWKLQATSKRVRDVAATVSEPEPGTLVETDANSTMVTTWTVRELGGGSMVRIETSWNGAGGIGGFFEKTFAPGGLKRIYAGVLQNIEKEV
- a CDS encoding NADP-dependent oxidoreductase: MSEATEVRLAKRPHGLPAHTDFSIVDTDVPSPAAGQLLVRNEFISVDPYMRGRMSEAKSYAEPYELGKAMYGGAAGEVIESTVDGFAPGDKVVHQLGWRTHAVVDAKHVAKVDAELAPLSSYLGVLGMTGLTAWVGLHEIAHFSPDDTVFVSGAAGAVGTVAGQLAKLKGAKRVIGSAGSAEKVRFLTEDLGFDAAFNYKDGPVAAQLAEAAPDGIDVYFDNVGGEHLEAAIEAANVHARFAVCGMISTYNDTQAVPGPRNLMKIVGKRLHIQGFLVSDHGAKQPEFVAEVAPLVTGGQLKYSETVVDGIRNAPQAFIDLLGGANTGKMLVRV
- a CDS encoding glutaredoxin family protein, which encodes MSEPIVYGAGWCPDVRRSRALLDREGVEYRYVDVEADAEAEARVRSLQDGARRIPTIVFDDGTFLVEPTDEALSAHLAR
- the purU gene encoding formyltetrahydrofolate deformylase, which translates into the protein MPPSERRYVITFGCPDRTGIVARIAAFLAEAGGWIVEAAYHTDPETGWFFTRQEVRADSLPFDVDELRARFAGVARSLGSDTDWTVVDTAERRRVVILVSKEGHCLYDLLGRVASGELDVDVSAVIGNHDSLGDITRAHGIPFHHVPFPAGGKAEAFERVRSLVDAHDPHAIVLARFMQILPAELCAAWAGRALNIHHSFLPSFIGARPYHQAHARGVKLVGATCHYVTADLDAGPIIEQDVIRVGHGDSVADMVRKGRDIEKFTLAKGLRWHLENRVLVHGNRTVVF
- a CDS encoding DedA family protein, which translates into the protein MLDFLQAALGSPWLWLLVFAVSALDALLPFMPSETAVVGLAVLVGMDFGALALLAVIAATGAFGGDLLSHAIGRTAGPAVVARLHRGEKGARRYAWARRTVAERGALLIIGARYLPGGRVAAGLATGTMRYPLRRFVALDALGASIWAVYSVVLGLLGGAGFSGEPVKGLVLAFGAGLAVVVLLEVARRAVAGRTGKDGQPCHRQNADT
- a CDS encoding class I SAM-dependent methyltransferase; translation: MARGRLTVPVGAPTRGTTNPNRLRRVDRWLTGTPSIAAVLRAAEPLVVDLGYGASPVTTVELAQRLRTISPRVRVLGLELDPERVAAAAPAADPPWLDFRRGGFELAGARPVLVRAFNVLRQYAEDEVEGAWKTILDGLAPGGLLVEGTCDEIGRRCAWITVSDEGPRTLTLSCRAASLDRPSGIAERLPKSLIHRNVPGEPVHEFLSLFDACWDTAAGHQAFGPRARWAEAVRLLAGRGWPVLDRRARWRLGEVTVPYSSVAPR